The following proteins are co-located in the Eleginops maclovinus isolate JMC-PN-2008 ecotype Puerto Natales chromosome 1, JC_Emac_rtc_rv5, whole genome shotgun sequence genome:
- the LOC134871758 gene encoding TOX high mobility group box family member 2-like isoform X4, with amino-acid sequence MYMNDNNQEFRSPNQSYSSQGRGSGAGDEDYEIPPITPPNHADPSLLHLMEHESGYPFHSLPHNGLLNTYSYPELPALMMSNMLGQDTHLLSGPMHSINSEKRASAEMMKPKPKPQKKKKKKDPNEPQKPVSAYALFFRDTQAAIKGSNPNATFGDVSKIVASMWDSLGEEQKQAYKRKTEAAKKEYLKALAAYRASLVSKTYNDPEPKSAQQTSQSSHMLPPKQPLYSVPPQPTSPYLGPPGSFPLSDLQSYAGPPRHTLAQTLSQSQMLPPSMSASPPSPFQISPPLHPHAQLSLHQSSLLNQPIRMQQSQPIISHQMGLQAPLHSPPLSQQGFSHIQADYQNSVGGSQSPGAPNPVHGQNPDWDSEYCNRDCGPNHCGGMGARDKPLYLT; translated from the exons aGCTACTCCAGTCAAGGCCGAGGCAGCGGTGCAGGGGATGAAGACTACGAGATCCCCCCCATCACACCCCCTAACCATGCCGACCCTTCTCTGCTGCACCTCATGGAGCATGAGTCTGGTTACCCCTTCCACTCCCTGCCTCACAACGGCCTGCTCAACACCTACTCCTACCCTGAGCTGCCTGCCCTCATGATGTCCAACATGCTGGGTCAGGACACCCACCTCCTCTCGGGGCCTATGCACTCG ATAAACAGTGAGAAGCGGGCCTCAGCAGAAATGATGAAGCCCAAACCCAAAcctcaaaagaagaagaagaagaaggacccCAATGAGCCACAGAAACCTGTGTCGGCCTATGCGCTCTTCTTCAGAGACACCCAGGCGGCCATCAAGGGCTCAAACCCCAACGCCACTTTCGGGGATGTCTCCAAGATTGTGGCTTCCATGTGGGACAGCCTGGGAGAGGAACAGAAGCAG gCGTACAAGAGGAAAACCGAGGCGGCTAAGAAAGAGTACCTGAAAGCCTTGGCCGCGTACCGAGCCAGTCTGGTTTCCAAG ACATACAATGATCCTGAACCAAAAAGTGCCCAGCAGACCAGCCAGTCCTCCCACATGCTGCCCCCGAAGCAGCCCCTGTACAGTGTGCCCCCCCAGCCCACTTCACCCTACCTGGGCCCACCGGGCTCCTTCCCCCTGTCAGACCTCCAGAGCTACGCAGGGCCGCCCCGCCACACCCTGGCCCAGACCCTAAGCCAATCCCAGATGCTGCCGCCCAGCATGAGTGCCTCTCCCCCATCTCCCTTCCAGATCAGCCCACCTCTGCACCCCCACGCCCAACTCTCCCTGCATCAGAGCTCCCTGCTCAACCAGCCAATCCGCATGCAGCAGTCGCAGCCAATCATCTCACACCAAATGGGGCTCCAGGCACCTCTGCATTCCCCTCCTCTCAGCCAACAG GGATTTTCCCATATTCAGGCTGATTACCAGAACAGTGTTGGGGGCTCACAGTCTCCAGGGGCCCCTAACCCGGTGCATGGCCAGAACCCTGACTGGGACAGCGAGTACTGCAACAGGGACTGTGGACCCAACCACTG